TGGACCAGACCGTTTTCCTCCAGTTCTCTCAACTGCTGGGTCAGCATCTTTTGGGTGATCTGAGGCAGCACCTTGCGCAGTTCGCTGAAACGCAGCGTGTTTTCACCCAAATACCAGAGAATCAGCGCTTTCCATTTGCCGCCAATCAGGCTTAGGGTCAATTCCATGGAACACTGGTATTCGGTATCTTTAAACTTAATCATCATTTTCTGCGGATCGCTCCTTTATTGCAAAAACCGGTTGAAATAGTTAGTATATAAGCGGATACTATGCCACTAATAAGTGCGTACTTGCTAAAAATCATACTAATATCTATTATTATAGCATAGAAAAAGTTATAACCGTAATAAAGGTGATGTTCCGCGACAGGGACCCGGGGGGGCGGGGAACATTGAAAAACAGGAGGGTGTGCTTTATGAAAGTGGTTGCTTTTAATGGCAGCCCCAGGGCTAATGGCAATACAGCCCAAAGTATTCAAATGGTCCTGGCGGAATTAAAAAGTGAAGGGGTGGACACAGAAGTTATCCAATTAGGCGGTCGCAAGGTATTCGGCTGTCTGGCCTGCGGCAAGTGCTTTGAGCTGCAAAATAACCGCTGTGTGCGCCAGGATGATGAAATGAACGGCTTCATCCAGAAAATCCAGGAAGCGGACGGCATTATCATTGGTTCTCCCACCTACTTCAGCAATGTGTCTGCCGAAGTCAAGGCTCTGATTGACCGCTCCGGCTTTGTGAACAAAGCTAACGGAGGCGGCTTGCTGCGGGGGAAAATCGGCGCATCGGTGGTTGCGGTGCGGCGGGCCGGGTCTACCTTCGTTTATTCGGCCATTAACTTCTACTTCGGCATAGCTGAAATGATCATTCCCAGCTCCAGTTATTGGAATATGACCCTTTCGTTAGAGCCGGGAGATGCCCAAAAGGACGAGGAAGGCATAGAAACCTTTAAAACCCTAGGGAAAAACATGGCTTTTACCCTGAAAAAACTGAGATGAAAGAGGGATTATATGGAGAAATCTAAAGTATATTTCACCAACCTGCGGGCCGTTCCCGGTATGAATCTGCTGCAAAAACTGGAGAAGCTGGTGAAAAAGGCCGGCATTGAACAGATTGATTTTCAGAACAAATTCACCGCTCTGAAAATCCATTTCGGTGAACCGGGGAACCTGGCCTATCTTCGCCCCAATTACGCCAAGGTTATTGTGGACTTGATCAAAAAACAGGGCGGCAAGGTCTTTCTGACCGACTGCAATACCCTGTATGTCGGCAGGCGTAAAAACGCCCTGGAGCATTTGGAGGCCGCCTATGAAAACGGCTATAATCCGTTTACCACCGGCTGTCAGATCCTTATCGCCGACGGTTTAAAAGGAACCGATGAGGCATATGTTCCCGTGCCGGTCGGCGAGTATGTCAAAGAGGCCAAGATCGGCCGCGCTATCATGGACGCCGATATTTTTATCAGTTTGAGCCACTTTAAAGGGCATGAGCTGACAGGATTCGGCGGCGCCTTAAAAAATATCGGCATGGGCTCCGGCTCCCGGGCCGGGAAAATGGAAATGCACAGCGATGGCAAACCCCGTGTGAACGCCAAAGCCTGTATCGGCTGCGGCTCCTGTGTAAGAATTTGCGCTCACGGGGCCATTACCATCACCGATAAAAAAGCCAGCATCGATCACAGCAAATGCGTCGGCTGCGGACGATGTATCG
The DNA window shown above is from Acetonema longum DSM 6540 and carries:
- a CDS encoding winged helix-turn-helix transcriptional regulator, yielding MIKFKDTEYQCSMELTLSLIGGKWKALILWYLGENTLRFSELRKVLPQITQKMLTQQLRELEENGLVHRFVYTQVPPKVEYSLTKAGKSLLPILGTLCQWGLNYVRETESAHEKTTAELSGGKE
- a CDS encoding flavodoxin family protein gives rise to the protein MKVVAFNGSPRANGNTAQSIQMVLAELKSEGVDTEVIQLGGRKVFGCLACGKCFELQNNRCVRQDDEMNGFIQKIQEADGIIIGSPTYFSNVSAEVKALIDRSGFVNKANGGGLLRGKIGASVVAVRRAGSTFVYSAINFYFGIAEMIIPSSSYWNMTLSLEPGDAQKDEEGIETFKTLGKNMAFTLKKLR
- a CDS encoding DUF362 domain-containing protein; the encoded protein is MEKSKVYFTNLRAVPGMNLLQKLEKLVKKAGIEQIDFQNKFTALKIHFGEPGNLAYLRPNYAKVIVDLIKKQGGKVFLTDCNTLYVGRRKNALEHLEAAYENGYNPFTTGCQILIADGLKGTDEAYVPVPVGEYVKEAKIGRAIMDADIFISLSHFKGHELTGFGGALKNIGMGSGSRAGKMEMHSDGKPRVNAKACIGCGSCVRICAHGAITITDKKASIDHSKCVGCGRCIGVCPVNAIVAAWDASHDAVNKKMAEYSWAVLNGRPHFHISLVIDVSPNCDCHAENDLPIIPDIGMFASFDPVALDMACADKANQAPVIAGSYLAEQIKGHGNVEQQDRFCSTHPDTNWRSCVDHAEKIGIGTKTYELIEI